CTAAAAATATATTGTAGACTCATGATAACATTAAATGCTTACAAACATATATGAACATATCTATATTTTAGAAAATCAGATATTTTGTAAAACAGTTTCAGCATATTTGCTTCAATATTATATATGGTTCTTTATGTGTAAAATATTAATTATTTAAATTTAAAATTATAATAAAATAATTAAAAAATATAAGAGATTTGATCCGAGTAACACTAGTACGTTAAAATCTACGTGCATTCATATTCTTTTGATTTTTTTTCCACACATATTGTTGTTGTCGTCGCAATACAGAAAATAAAAACATGATTCCGACTGAACATTATGATAGGACTCATCATTGACATAATTGAGCAATGAACCAAGAACATGAGAGAATTCGTAAATATTTTAAAATCTATAAATTTAAGAAAATAAATGTGAATAACAATGGGTCCCATGTTTAACAGAAACCGGTCGATGAGGGACACGTATAGGAAGAAAAGTCCGGTTTTGGTGACCGAGAGGGGGTGACGTGTACGGTTGGAGATGTGTTAGTTGGGTGGCGGGAGAGATGAGAGAAAGAAAGGTTCATTGCACCACTGACAAAGACAGACCTTTTAATTCCGTAAATATCTTGTCTTTCTCTTGTTTTATTTATTTTCCTATTCTTTTGGTTCTTAATATCTCAAATAAATAACATTATATTGGTTGTCAACAGAGCGTTACTTTTTTTTTGTGCATAACAGAACGTTACTACTATAAAACTATTTTACCAAGTTCCATATGTTTTATGCCACTTGTGTCGTATTCTTTGGATAATGTGTAAACGACATGTTATCTGTAAATGGAAATGTGAAAGTTGGTTCTGGATGATGGGCAACAGACTAAATACCCAAGACACCTCAGATTCAATGAACCAATCATCAACTATTCATGGTAAATATAATAAAAAGTAGATAAAATATTTGGAAATCAACATATGCTTAAATGAAACAAAAAAATGAGAAGATGGCCAAGAAAACATGGATAGTGGATATTTAATATTCCCTCTGTTTTTTAATATTACATATTCTAGATTTTTCGCACATTTTAATAAAACACATTAAATTTGCATATTTTTTTGTGTTTATCTTTGTTTCATAATTTTAAACCAATAACAATTCAATAAGTGCAATTAAGTTTTTTGAAATTTGCAATTAGTTAATAAAACATGTTTTGAAAATGTAAAAAATTGATCTTTTTAAAACAATTTTTTTTCCTAGAATAAATAATATTAAGGAACAGAGGGAGTAGTATTTTGGTTAATGTTTGCTTATTTATGTTTATCTTTTAGCTTTCCTTGAGGGCAACGCCATTAAGGGACGAAGTAAAGGTTGTTCAACTCGTAATTATAACCTAATTAAATCAAAGAAAGGTACTACTACTATATATCATTAATTAATTATATATTAGTCATGTTTTAAATTAAATAAAGAAATAATGTGGTGTTTTATTACATCCATACACGTCATCGATGCCTCCCATTTTCTGGGTGAAACAGACTATTCGATTCTTTTGATATGGAACATACTCTTCTTGTCTCCATTAACAACAGAAAAGCTTGTAATTATTTTTCAACTCTTCAGTGTTTTTTTTCCTTGAGCCCAAAACTCATGACACCATCATAAAGAAACTGGATTACTGGACCACATTCGGAATAATGTTTCTGTGAGCATCTGAGCATCAATTCATCTCAATTATTATGATGTGTTCATTCAAAGAATAGTCACGTATATCTAAGTACTAACTAGGAATCAGTGTGTAACCGTGTATCAATTAGGCTAATGTTAACCATTACTGCATGCGGTCGATTACCATATATAAATTTTGAGAACTTAAGAGAGAATCATTAAAAGGCCAATGTTATATGTTACTTCCTATCTTGAAATTTATTTAGCAAGTCAACGCAAAAGTCTATTGGAGAGAGATAAGACTAAAAAGCAAGGGAGTCTTGATTTGACAAAGCAAGAACCTGTGTAAAAGAAGGCAGTTCAATGTCTTTGACATACTGGAACAGAAAGACTCTTAATGGGCGAGTTTGTTATGATGGGTCTTGACTGGATCACAAACACGCAAACAACATTTCGAAGAACCATTAAGAGTTGTTATTGTTATAAAATAACTTATACTTTTATAGTATGTCAATAAGGGCAAAATTTTATACCTGTTAAAAGAAAATAACACTGATATATGATAAATATACGACAGGGAGAAGTTATTATAAAAAGGGAGAAGAGGGATGAGGTGCGAGTTAGTTTATATAGAAGTAAAAAGTAGAAGTTAATGTGCGTGCATAGTGACAGTAGGCTCCACATTTGTTTATAAAATCAACAATTGAGGCGCCTCTCCTCCTGTTCGTATTGCTGCGATACTTGACTTTTGTAACACTCCCCCTTGGGGACCAGTGTCACTATCGTCTTTTGCTTATCATCCATGTTGCCTCGTTAAAAACTTTTCCAGGAAAACCCAATGGGAAAAACCGTAGTTAGGTAAAAAGAGTACAATCACGTAAGCTCCCCCTCAAATTAACAGTCATAAATCCTTTTGATGACGCATTCCATTGTTATGGACATGTTTTCTGAATATTGAGGTAGGAAGTGATTTTGTGAAGAGGTCGGCTGCATTATCGCATGATCGGATATATCTTACTTCAATCTCTTTCTTCTTCTCGAGCTCTTGAGTGTATGAAAAGAACTTTGGATGTATATGTTTCGTTCTATCAGTTTTGATATATCCTTCCTTCGTTTGAGCAACACATGCTGCATTATCTTCATATAAAATTGTTGGGGTTGTGTCCTCGTTAATCCCACTGCTTGATCAGATATGTCGATTTATGGACCTCAACCATACGCATTCTCTACTTGCTTCATGGAGCGCAATGATCTCAGCATGATTTGAAGAGGTGGCTACGAGCGTTTGTGTCTGGGATCGAGCTTTGTGTGGATCTGACAAATAACCTGCATCTGCAAAACCAATTATTTGACCTTTCGAATTTTTAGGATAAAACAAACCTAAATCAATTGTATTTTTAGGATAAAACAAACCTAAATCAATTGTCCCTTGAAGGTAACGAAAGCCTAAATCAATTGTCCCTTGAAGGTAACGAAAGCCATGTTTAATTCCATTCCAATGTCTTCGTGTAGGAGACGAACTGAATCTCGCTAAAAGATTAACAGCAAAGGATATGTCAGGTCGAGTACAATTTGCAAGATACATAAGAGCTCCAATTGCACTTAAGTATGGAACTTCGGGACCAAGTATTTCTTCATTTTCCTCAGATGGTCGAAAACGGATCATTTTCAACATTAAGTGATCTAATGACCATTGGGGTGCTAAGAGGGGTTGTCTAAGAGGAGTTGCTTTATCCATGTTAAAGCGTTTCAATACTCGTTTGGTATATGTAGACTGGTGTACAAATATACCCTTTCGAGAATGCTCAATTTGTAATCCTAGACAATATTTTGTCTGCCCGAGATCTTTCATTTCAAATTCTCCTTTCAGATAGTTTGATGCCTTTTGGATTTCGTTTTGAGTTCCAATAATATTAAGATCATCAACGTACACCGCGATTATCACAAATCCGGATGTTGTTTTCTTTATGAAAACACAAGGGCATATAAGATCATTTGTGTATCCTTCTTTTGTTAAGTGTTCACTGAGACGATTATACCACATTCGTCCAGATTGCTTTAAGCCATATAATGATCTTTGCAATTTTATTGCACATAACTCTTTAGGTTTGGAACTTAATGTTTCTGGCATTTTAAATCCATCTAGGATTCTCATATAAATATTAGTATCTAATGATCCATATAAATATGCCGTAACGACATCCATGAGACGCATTTCTAAATTTTCATTTGCCGCTAGGCTCATCAGGAATCTAAATGTGATTGCGTCTATAACGGAAGAATAAGTTTCCTCATAATCAATTCCTGGCCTTTGAGAGAAACCTTGGGCTACGAGACGAGCTTTGTATCTTGTAATCTCGTTTTTCTCATTTCTTTTTCGGACAAACACCCATTTGTACCCAACAGGTTTTATATCTTTGGGTGTGAGCACAATAGGTCTGAATACATTTCGTTTGTTAAGAGAGTCTAGTTCAACCTGAATTGCATTTTTCCATTTTATCCAGTCATGTCTCTTTTGACATTCATATACAGACTTTGGTTCTGGATCTTCGTTTTCTTCATCTATTTCCTTTGCTAAAAGGTATGAGAAAACGTCATCAATATCACCCATCTCATTTTGTTTCCATATATTTCCATTATGGATGTAATTAATAGAAATCTCATGATTTTCTTCACATGCATGATGCTTTATATTGTCGTTAGATTCACAATTCGCTTCTTCCAAAATATTTTCCGCTATTTTGGGAGTATCATGCCTTTCAATTTCTTTTCACTTTCTAGGATATTTGTTCTTTGAACCAATTGGTCTACCGCGTTTCAAACGTGTTTCTGATTCACGTGTATCAACTGCCATTCCACCGTTTTGTGGTATTTCAATACGAGCATGAGTATTTGCAGCGGGTATATGTGATTTAGTTACCATTTTGGTAACGGCAAATGCATCAGGTAGCTAATTTGCTATATTTTGTAAATGCATGATACGTCGAATTTCTAGTTCTGACTGTTTCATAGGAGGATCAAGGTGTAATAAAGATGGCACACTCCATTTGATATCTTTTCCTACTTGTTTATTGTCTCCCCCTAGAATTGGGAATTCTTTCTCGTTGAAATGACAATCGGCAAATCGTGCTGTAAACACATCACCAGTATGTGGTTCTAGGTATCTTATTATTGATGGAGAATCATAGCCAATATATATTCTTAACCGTCTTTGCGGTCCCATCTTTGAACGTTGTGGTGGTGCCACTGGAACATAAACCGCACAACCAAAGATTTTTATGTGGGAGATATTTGGTTCTCTACCAAATGCTAATTGTAATGGAGAATATCTATGATATGCACTTGGTCTTATCCGAATGAGTGCTTCTGCATGCAATATTGCATGTCCCCATACAGAGGTTGGAAGTTTTGATCTCATGATCAATGGCCTTGCAATCAGTTGCAGCCGTTTGATTAACGATTCTGCCAATCTGTTTTGTGTATGAACATGAGCAACTGAATGCTCTACTTCAATCTCTGATACCATACAATAATCATTAAATGCTTGGGATGTGAATTCACCAGCGTTGTCTAATCTAACTCTTTTAATTAGATAATCAGAGAATTGAGCTTTTAATTTGATTACCTGAGTCAGAAATCTCGCAAATGCCATATTTCGAGATGATAACAAACAAACATGTTACCATCTACTGGATGCATCGATTAGTACCATAAAATAATAGAATGGTCCACATGGCGGATGTATCGGTCCACAAATATCACCTTGAATTCTTTTCAAGAATTTTGGTGATTCTTTATCAATTTTAATTGGTGATGGTCTTATGATTAATTTTCCAAGAGCACATGCAGTACATGTCATTTTATTACATTGATATATATCTTGAGTTTTCATTGAATGACCATGCGAACTCTCGATGATTTTTCGCATCATTATAGTGCCTGGGTGACCAAGACGGTCATGCCATAATATAATATCTTCTGGATTTCTCTTGATCACGAGATGTGATTCTATTGCATTAATATAAGTATGATGTAATCCAGAAGGAAGTTCTGGAAACTTTTCCAGTACAAGGCTTTTGCCTGATTTCTTAGAAGTTATATACATATACTTCTTTCCATTCTCAGTTGCAGACTGAGTGTCATATTCTTGAAGGTATATATCTTTAAACTCAACAAATTTTTCTTAGAATATGGAGAATATAAGGCATTATCTATGGAAAACTTTGTTCCATTAGGTAACATAAAGTTTACTTTGCCAATTCCTTCGATCAATTCTGTAGGACCTGATATTGTATTGACAATCATTTTTGCTGACTTTAAGTTAGAGAAATATCTCTTACCTTTCAGTATAGTGTGTGTTGTACCACTATTTGGTATGCAAACTTCTCTACCAATTTGCTTAGCTGTTGTTTCATTTGTTTTCTTATCCATTTCCTCAAAGTGTTCATTAAGATTCGCTTCTTTTGCCTTGCCTTTGATGGTTTCTTGGTACAACTTACACAGATGCTGAGGAGTTCGGCATACTTGAGACCAATGTCCCTTCGATCCACATCTGTAACAGATGTTCTCGTTTTTACGAGTAGGATTTTCTTGGGCTTCTTTCCCTTTTGTCCGGTCAGATCGATTCCATGTGTTGGATCCTCTTCCTCTTGGGTTGTAACTCCTTTCATGACCACGATTAAATCGATGACCACGACCATGACCACGATAATAATTTCCAATTTCTGGATTTTTCACATCCGTTGCATTCACCTCAGGAAATGCTTTGGTTCCCGTGGGTTGGGTACTGTGGTTTTTAATAAGGAGTTCATTATTTTTCTCCGCTATCATGAGCGCCATGGCGAGTTCAGAGAACCTTGTATACCCGCGGTTTCTGTATTGTTCTTGTAGAACATAATGATTTTTGTGGAACGTTTGGTAAGTTTTCTCAAGCATTTCTGCTTCTGTTACGGGCTTACCGCAATATTCAAATTGCGCCGCTATCCTTAATATAGCGGAATTGTATGTTTCCACCTTTTCAAAATCTTGAAACCGTAGGTTTACCCACTCATCGAGTGCATGGGGAAAAGTTATTTTCTTCTGGTTATCGAACCTCTCTTTTAGAGCTTTCCAAAGATCTAGAGGATCTTTTATCCTTGCATAGTTATGCGTAAGGTTTTCATCTAGGTGTTTTCTCAGAAATATTACAGCCTTAGCCTTTTCATGAGAAGCTGATTTATTTCCTTCTTTTATTGTATCGAAGATTTTCTCCGAATCTAGATGAAGCTCCATATTTGTGATCCATGCCGTGTAATTTGCGCCAGTTATTTCGAGAGCCGGAAACTGAAGTTTCACGATATTTGCCATTTGAATTTCGAATCGCAGAGTGATCGCGCTGATAACGTGTTATAAAATAACTTATAATTTTATAGTATCGGAAAATTTAAATAAAGACAAAATTTTATACCCGTAGAAAGAAAATAACACTGATATATGATAAATATATGATAGAGAGAAGTTATTATAAAGAGGGAGAAGAGGGATGAGGTAAATGATCGAAATCGATCGTTTATATAGAAGTAAAAAGTAGAAGTTACTGTACGTGCATAGTGACAGTGGGCCCCACATTTGTTTACAAAATCAACAATTGAGGCGCCTCTCTTCCTGTTCGTATTGCTGCGATACTTGACTTTAGTAACAGTTATGATATATTTCTCACCATGAACTTTCACCAAAATATATTTATATTTAATTAAATTTTGTTTTTTTTAAAGCTCAAGGAAAATATGCCACCGCTTTTCATTTGGCATAATGTTTCAATTAAATATTATTTTAGGGTATTATATTCAGAGAAACTTCTCAACAATGGAAGCAGGAAACCAAGAAACAAATGCTGTTATATCTGAAAAAGTCAGGAAGTATTGTCCATCTATCTGGTCTCTTAATATTCCTCCAAACATAAAGACTTTCTGGTGGAGAATGGCACATGGGGGAATAGCTGTGTTGGATAATCTTCGGAGGAGAGGAGTAAAAATAGACAACACATGTCCGGTTTGTGAAGAACAGATGGAAACGCTAAACCATGCGTTTTTTCAATGCAGAGTAGCTAGGGAGGTTTGGGAGCTCAGCCCCACTTCTTTTACGGTCTTGGACCAGAGTAACAATGGAGTTATACAGAACATCAATGAAATGATTAGATTGGTGCAGAGAGACCAAGAAGATATTCTAAATTTGTTTGTGGGGTGGAGACTCTGGAAAATGAGAAACAAGGTTATTTTCAACAACAAAAAGGATCATATCATTCACATGTTCAATGGAGCTTTAAGAGATAGTGGAGGGAGGCAAATAAAAATATAGGGGATGAAGAGCAAAACAGACAAAATAAAAGTCTGAACAAGATTTTGATAAAAGATAAGCTTCCTCCTAATTCTAAATACCACTGCCTAGTGGATGCTTCATGGAAGTCTTCTAGAGAGGAGATGGGGTTTGGCTGGCCCTTACACAGAAGAGAAGGCACCCAAATCATGCATGGATCCTCAGCAGAAGCGCCTATGAATTCTATTTTAGAGGCTGAAGCAATAGCCCTCCTGATGGCAACACAGCAAATGGTCCAACTAAACTACTTTAAAGTTGCCTTCATGGGAGATTGTAAGAGTTTATTTGATGAGTTAAATCAGTTCAAATCTGAACAAACCATCAGAAATTTCCGTAGGCTGCCTTTGTGCTACAGGATATCCTTGAGATCTCAAGAAAGAGATTAGACTTTTCATTACATATCTAGAGATAATCTTAATGTTGTAGACTCCCTTGCTGAACAAGCTAGGGTACATAAGAAAAACTATGTTGTATCTTGGAAGTTTTAATGTTTTTAATGAAAATGTTGACAAAAAAAAAAATTATTAATGAGGATATATTTAGTATCATGAATTGTTTAAAGATCTACTCGTTTACTTGGACCAAGTCACAACAAGCCTATTGTAGTTGACTTGACTATATGAATCAACTCTCACCGTATCGGTATGATCAGATCGACCGCAGCAATTATCAACTTAAAATTAGTTTGCTCAGAGAGAGGAAGTGAAGAAAGAGCGAGAAATCTTCCAAATGGATTGCATCTCATCTCTAGTCGTGGGCTTAGCGCAGGCGTTGTGTGAATCTATGAATATGGCAGAGAGAAGAGCAGGACATAAGACTGATCTTAAGCAAGCCATCAGTGATCTCGAAACAGCCACAGGTGAACTGAAGGCCATACGTGACGACCTGAATCTACGCATCCAACGAGACAATCTAGAGGGTCGAAGCTGCACAAACCGTGCCAGAGAGTGGCTCAGTGCGGTGCAAGCAGCAGAGGTAAGAACAGAATCAATTCTAGCAAGGTTTATGCGTCGGGAACAGAAGAAGATGATGCAGAGGAGATGCCTTAGTTGCTTAGGTTGTGCTGAATACAAACTGAGCAAGAAGGTTTTGGGGTCACTGAAGAGTATCAATGAGCTGAGACAACGCTCTGAAGATATACAAACAGATGGCGGGTTGATTCAAGAGACTTGTACGAAGATACCTACCAAGTCCGTGGTTGGGATTACAACAATGATGGAACAGGTGTGGGAACTTCTCAGTGAAGAAGAAGAAAGAGGAATCATTGGTGTTTATGGACCTGGCGGGGTTGGGAAGACAACGTTAATGCAGAGCATTAACAACGAGCTGATCACAAAAGGTCATCAGTACGATGTACTGATATGGGTTACAATGTCCCGTGAATTCGGAGAGTGTACAATTCAGCGAGCTGTTGGAGCGCGGTTGGGTTTATCTTGGGATGAGAAGGAGACAGGGGAAGGTAGAGCTTTCAGGATATACAGAGCTTTGAAACAGAGACGGTTCTTGTTGTTGCTTGATGATGTCTGGGAAGAGATAGACTTTGAGAAAACCGGTGTTCCTCGACCTGACAGGGAAAACAAATGCAAGATAATGTTCACAACACGGTCTCTGGCATTATGCAGCAACATTGGTGCGGAATGCAAGCTGAGAGTGGAGTTTCTGGAGAAGCAACACGCGTGGGAGCTCTTCTGTGGTAAAGTTGGGAGAAGAGACCTCTTGGAGTCACCGTTGATTCGCCGGCACGCTGAGAACATAGTCACTAAATGCGGTGGATTGCCACTAGCGTTGATCACTTTAGGAGGAGCCATGGCTCACAGAGAGACTGAAGAGGAGTGGATTCACGCCAATGAAGTTCTGAATAGGTTTCCAGCAGAGATGAAGGGTATGGACTATGTATTTGCCCTTTTAAAATTCAGCTACGACAACCTCGAGAGCGATCTGCTTCGAACTTGTTTCTTGTACTGCGCTTTATTCCCAGAAGATCACTCTATTGAGATCGAACAGCTTGTTGAGTACTGGGTCGGAGAAGGGTTTCTGATCAGCTCCCATGGCGTTAACACTATATACCAGGGATATTTTCTGGTTGGAGATCTTAAAGCGGCGTGTTTGGTGGAAACCGGAGATGAGAAGACGCAGGTGAAGATGCATAACGTCGTTAGAAGCTTTGCACTGTGGATAGCATCTGAACAGGGGACTTATAAGGAGCTGATCCTAGTAGAGCCAAGCATGGGACTTACTGAAGCTCCCAAAACAGAAAGATGGCGACATACGTTGGTGATTTCGTTGTTGGATAACAGACTCCAGATGTTGCCTGAAAATCCCATATGCCCGAATCTGACAACATTGCTGCTCCAGCAGAACAGCTCTTTGAAGAAGATTCCAGCAAACTTTTTCATGTATATGCCTGTTCTCAGGGTCCTTGACTTGTCCTTCACAAGTATCACTGAGATCCCACTGTCTATTAAGTATTTGGTGGAGTTGTATCATCTAGCTCTGTCGGGAACAAAGATAAGTGTGCTGCCTCAAGAGCTTAGGAATCTTAGAATGCTGAAGCATCTAGACCTACAAAGAACGCAGTTTCTCCAGACAATCCCACGAGATGCCATATGTTGGCTAAGCAAGCTCGAGGTTCTGAACCTATACTACAGTTACGCTGGTTGGGAACTGCAGAGCTATGGAGAAGATGAAGAAGAAGAACTTGGATTTGCCGACCTGGAACACTTAGAAAACCTCACCACACTCGGTATCACTGTTCTCTCACTGGAGAGCCTGAAAACACTCTACGAGTTTGACGTCTTGCATAAATGTATACAGCATCTGCACGTTGAAGAATGCAATGGTCTCCCCCACTTCGATCTCTCATCACTCTCAAACCACGGTGGGAACATAAGAAGACTTAGCATTAAAAGTTGCAATGACTTGGAGTACCTGATCACACCTACAGATGTTGATTGGCTTCCAAGTCTAGAGGTTCTGACGGTACACAGCCTCCACAAGTTAAGCAGAGTGTGGGGAAATTCTGTAAGCCAAGAGAGTCTGCGGAACATCCGTTGCATCAACATTTCACACTGCCACAAGCTAAAGAACGTCTCATGGGCTCAGCAACTCCCAAAGCTAGAGACGATTGACCTGTTCGACTGCAGAGAGCTAGAGGAACTGATTAGTGACCATGAGAGTCCATCCATTGAAGATCTAGTATTGTTCCCAGGCCTGAAGACTTTGTCAATTAGGGATCTAC
This sequence is a window from Brassica oleracea var. oleracea cultivar TO1000 chromosome C1, BOL, whole genome shotgun sequence. Protein-coding genes within it:
- the LOC106332042 gene encoding uncharacterized protein LOC106332042, with the protein product MANIVKLQFPALEITGANYTAWITNMELHLDSEKIFDTIKEGNKSASHEKAKAVIFLRKHLDENLTHNYARIKDPLDLWKALKERFDNQKKITFPHALDEWVNLRFQDFEKVETYNSAILRIAAQFEYCGKPVTEAEMLEKTYQTFHKNHYVLQEQYRNRGYTRFSELAMALMIAEKNNELLIKNHSTQPTGTKAFPEVNATDVKNPEIGNYYRGHGRGHRFNRGHERSYNPRGRGSNTWNRSDRTKGKEAQENPTRKNENICYRCGSKGHWSQVCRTPQHLCKLYQETIKGKAKEANLNEHFEEMDKKTNETTAKQIGREVCIPNSGTTHTILKGPTELIEGIGKIGRIVNQTAATDCKAIDHEIKTSNLCMGTCNIACRSTHSDKTKCIS
- the LOC106310992 gene encoding disease resistance protein RPS2 encodes the protein MDCISSLVVGLAQALCESMNMAERRAGHKTDLKQAISDLETATGELKAIRDDLNLRIQRDNLEGRSCTNRAREWLSAVQAAEVRTESILARFMRREQKKMMQRRCLSCLGCAEYKLSKKVLGSLKSINELRQRSEDIQTDGGLIQETCTKIPTKSVVGITTMMEQVWELLSEEEERGIIGVYGPGGVGKTTLMQSINNELITKGHQYDVLIWVTMSREFGECTIQRAVGARLGLSWDEKETGEGRAFRIYRALKQRRFLLLLDDVWEEIDFEKTGVPRPDRENKCKIMFTTRSLALCSNIGAECKLRVEFLEKQHAWELFCGKVGRRDLLESPLIRRHAENIVTKCGGLPLALITLGGAMAHRETEEEWIHANEVLNRFPAEMKGMDYVFALLKFSYDNLESDLLRTCFLYCALFPEDHSIEIEQLVEYWVGEGFLISSHGVNTIYQGYFLVGDLKAACLVETGDEKTQVKMHNVVRSFALWIASEQGTYKELILVEPSMGLTEAPKTERWRHTLVISLLDNRLQMLPENPICPNLTTLLLQQNSSLKKIPANFFMYMPVLRVLDLSFTSITEIPLSIKYLVELYHLALSGTKISVLPQELRNLRMLKHLDLQRTQFLQTIPRDAICWLSKLEVLNLYYSYAGWELQSYGEDEEEELGFADLEHLENLTTLGITVLSLESLKTLYEFDVLHKCIQHLHVEECNGLPHFDLSSLSNHGGNIRRLSIKSCNDLEYLITPTDVDWLPSLEVLTVHSLHKLSRVWGNSVSQESLRNIRCINISHCHKLKNVSWAQQLPKLETIDLFDCRELEELISDHESPSIEDLVLFPGLKTLSIRDLPELSSILPSRFSFQKLETLVIINCPKVKKLPFQERVQPNLPAVYCDEKWWDALEKDQPITELCCSPRFVPN